The Halichondria panicea chromosome 14, odHalPani1.1, whole genome shotgun sequence genome contains a region encoding:
- the LOC135347423 gene encoding solute carrier family 15 member 4-like — MKYSFVLLFLVYLLSSAFTIVPDITHYVYVVSVLYCIGGSLFIVAVVACSVTSLQLGLDQMPDASSSNITSFIAWFVFSIYAGVWIPTVADLPITTCSSRLSYWVTQLYSLLPSLCMSVVFILDFFLAKKWLIIEPKSPQSLKNIYRVLKFAAKHKAPLNRSALTYWEEDIPSRMDLGKSRYGGPFTTEQVEDVKTILRLLPLCLTLWLFGCSLAIFHPPSYAVVNPLDWDCYVSKFLSLFIYHQYWCGMVWTVFYEFVLYPVIRNRLPSILRRIGIISLFITALSIVFLILKLLQNNEGDLVAIKYVTIILNSISQGLLTMLLASTMMELVCAQAPYNMRGLFGGCMVLVLLSALILLASFLHRSH, encoded by the coding sequence ATGAAATACAGTTTTGTGCTGTTGTTCCTCGTATACTTGCTTTCTAGTGCCTTCACTATAGTTCCTGACATTACTCATTACGTGTATGTTGTGAGTGTCTTGTATTGCATAGGTGGGAGTCTCTTTATAGTAGCTGTGGTAGCATGCTCTGTTACCTCactacaactaggcctggatcagatgcctgatgcttcatctTCCAATATCACTAGTTTTATTGCCTGGTTTGTATTCAGTATCTATGCTGGTGTTTGGATCCCTACTGTTGCCGATTTGCCcattactacatgtagtagtcgATTATCGTACTGGGTTACCCAACTTTACAGTTTGCTGCCATCTTTGTGTATGAGTGTTGTTTTTATTCTTGACTTTTTCCTAGCTAAAAAATGGCTGATAATtgagccaaagtcacctcagtccctcaaaaACATCTACcgtgttctcaagtttgctgccaagcacaaagctcccctcaatcgcagtgctctcacatactgggaggaagacataccttcaagaatggacctgggaaagtcgagatatggtggaccattcactacagagcaagttgaagatgtgaagaccATCCTACGTTTGTTACCCCTCTGCTTAACGCTATGGCTTTTTGGGTGCTCACTTGCAATATTCCATCCACCATCTTATGCTGTTGTTAATCCTCTTGATTGGGATTGTTATGTTTCAAAGTTTTTGTCCTTGTTCATATATCACCAATACTGGTGTGGTATGGTTTGGACTGTCTTTTATGAGTTTGTGCTATACCCAGTGATACGTAACAGGCTTCCCAGCATTCTTAGAAGAATTGGGATAATTTCTCTCTTCATCACGGCTCTCAGTATTGTGTTTCTAATTCTGAAACTATTACAAAATAATGAAGGTGATTTAGTTGCAATCAAGTATGTTACAATCATTTTAAATTCAATTTCTCAGGGTTTGCTCACAATGTTGCTTGCTAGTACCATGATggagttagtttgtgctcaagctccatacaacatgagaggattGTTTGGAGGGTGTATGGTGTTGGTGTTGTTATCAGCTCTTATATTATTGGCAAGTTTCCTCCATCGATCACATTAA